The Acetivibrio cellulolyticus CD2 genome has a segment encoding these proteins:
- a CDS encoding phospho-sugar mutase gives MSSNAVYKFWLENEYFEEQTREELQGIKDDPKEIEDRFYKYLDFGTGGLRGIIGTGTNRMNIYTVRRASQGLADFVNSIGAANKGIVIAYDSRNMSPEFALESAKIFAGNGIKAYLFDELRPTPELSFAVRYLKAAAGIVVTASHNPKEYNGYKVYGEDGGQLPLEESNQVLEFMNKIEDITSVTFIEKNEAIEKGLLNIIGKEVDDAYIAMLKGLSVNPDLAKSIGENFKIVYTPLHGSGNKPVRRVLDEIGFKNVLVVKEQELPDKNFSTVKSPNPEEKEAFTLAIELAKSENVDLIIGTDPDSDRVGVVARNKEGEYITLTGNQTGCLLLEYILSQKKAKGTLPANGFVVKTIVTTELSREIAKEYGVELIEVLTGFKFIGEQIKLLDENGDKKYLFGFEESYGYLAGTSVRDKDAVVASMLIAEMAAYYKSRDMSLYDGLMELLNKYGYTIEGIKSYTLKGKDGVDKIKFAMNKMREDEITKFGNIEAAAVRDYQKGERYEISSGKREAIDLPESDVLYYEMQDGKSWFCIRPSGTEPKIKIYYGVTDKGMDAAKGKLEQIQTNVLAVVEKLLFD, from the coding sequence ATGTCGAGCAATGCTGTATATAAGTTTTGGCTGGAAAATGAATACTTTGAAGAGCAAACAAGGGAAGAATTGCAAGGGATTAAAGATGACCCAAAGGAAATCGAAGATAGATTTTATAAGTATCTTGACTTTGGTACTGGCGGCTTAAGAGGAATTATAGGAACTGGTACAAACCGAATGAATATTTATACAGTAAGAAGAGCATCACAAGGACTGGCGGACTTTGTAAATAGTATAGGTGCAGCAAACAAAGGAATTGTTATTGCATATGATTCCAGAAACATGTCACCGGAATTTGCTCTTGAATCTGCAAAAATATTTGCAGGTAACGGAATAAAAGCATATTTGTTTGATGAATTAAGACCTACACCTGAATTGTCATTTGCTGTAAGATATCTTAAAGCTGCAGCAGGTATAGTTGTAACTGCAAGCCATAATCCAAAGGAATACAACGGATATAAGGTATATGGTGAAGATGGTGGACAGCTTCCGTTAGAGGAATCAAACCAGGTTCTCGAATTTATGAACAAAATTGAGGACATAACAAGTGTTACATTTATTGAGAAGAATGAAGCTATCGAAAAGGGACTTTTAAATATTATTGGCAAAGAAGTAGATGATGCTTACATAGCTATGCTTAAAGGTCTTTCTGTAAATCCTGATCTGGCAAAGAGCATTGGTGAGAATTTTAAAATTGTATACACACCTTTGCATGGCTCCGGAAACAAGCCTGTTAGAAGAGTTCTTGACGAGATTGGATTTAAGAATGTATTGGTTGTTAAAGAACAGGAGCTCCCGGATAAGAATTTTTCAACTGTAAAATCACCAAATCCTGAAGAAAAAGAAGCTTTCACGCTTGCAATAGAGTTGGCAAAGAGTGAGAACGTAGACCTTATTATAGGAACAGATCCAGACAGTGATAGAGTGGGTGTAGTTGCAAGAAATAAGGAAGGTGAATATATTACACTTACGGGGAATCAGACAGGGTGTTTACTGCTTGAATATATTTTGTCCCAGAAGAAGGCGAAAGGTACTCTGCCGGCTAACGGATTTGTTGTTAAGACTATTGTAACTACTGAGCTTTCAAGGGAAATTGCTAAGGAATATGGAGTTGAACTTATAGAAGTTTTGACAGGGTTCAAATTTATCGGGGAGCAGATAAAACTGCTTGATGAGAATGGAGACAAAAAGTATCTCTTCGGTTTTGAAGAAAGCTATGGCTATTTAGCCGGAACTTCTGTAAGAGACAAGGATGCTGTTGTAGCGTCTATGTTAATTGCTGAAATGGCTGCATATTATAAATCAAGGGATATGTCACTTTATGATGGTTTAATGGAATTATTGAATAAATACGGGTATACCATTGAAGGAATTAAATCTTATACTCTTAAGGGCAAAGATGGTGTAGACAAAATAAAGTTTGCCATGAATAAGATGAGAGAAGATGAAATAACCAAGTTTGGTAATATTGAGGCGGCTGCTGTAAGAGACTACCAAAAGGGTGAAAGATATGAAATAAGTTCAGGCAAAAGGGAAGCTATTGATTTACCTGAATCAGATGTTTTGTATTATGAAATGCAGGATGGTAAGTCATGGTTTTGTATCAGACCATCAGGGACTGAGCCAAAAATTAAGATTTACTATGGTGTAACTGATAAGGGAATGGATGCTGCAAAAGGCAAGCTGGAACAAATACAGACAAACGTGTTGGCAGTAGTTGAAAAACTCTTATTTGATTAA
- a CDS encoding methyl-accepting chemotaxis protein, producing MAEKKTIQLKEKNKNLGKKAIKLLRFDKIGIGIKLSVSIALILACSIFLIIILSLNMISNNMIEQAEKSTYELLEETGESLKVSLKEIDRFAMHSSREATISSNIEQLNVINEETSRARAISKIQPIVDTLYGSRIDSVMNMIVTDNKGDGAVATASSFLDLDKDYTKTIGYKEFVDSKKSSMWIDTHITDLVFNRKSNEKRTISLFKSVYSPTSLKNSAGVLEICVRESALKDIVKKTELPYEGKFVVLGESGNIVLNPDNIEENGLLLNEVNKVDENGKTLAEFMGKTNLTYKDKILDKPLYKLGEIKEVSQEFKNSLTERDGYITGQIYETINNRIKNLLESGKVSEKNTTYGEVVGKDFKVNGRQMLVAYYYIRSIEGTPINWKIISMTPVDKITENINVASLQIILIGLACLLVGIGLSIFITKDISSGIKCLTELMDRIKRGDLEVACCIDRKDEIGNLALSFGDMVSNLKAMIAGVKMASNVAVDSSKIVSCSSQESYASIEQFSAMLSEVKNVIDVQANSIEVNGQVVNELSNQIQLINDDFDSVSKIVSGAKELSEDGKRSVNKLLVNANEVKNTVSEFGKLIETLKSESSEISKIIGFIRGIANQTNMLALNAAIEAARAGEAGRSFSIVATEIRVLAEQSNNSVNYIENKLKNISDTVLLTGEFIKSSDSVMGSHDFAVNDTIGKFDDIMKFMDNIFNQMTDIESSLHSIEQARINIVGFMNNLTDSTEKTKDNVKAIYGAMDDQVELVRHLMELSDNLNELSANLEGTINMFKV from the coding sequence GTGGCAGAAAAAAAGACCATTCAATTGAAGGAGAAAAACAAGAATTTGGGCAAAAAAGCGATTAAGCTTTTGAGGTTTGATAAAATAGGAATAGGCATAAAACTAAGCGTTTCGATAGCATTAATACTTGCATGTTCGATATTTCTAATTATTATTTTGTCTTTAAATATGATTTCAAATAATATGATAGAACAGGCAGAAAAAAGCACGTATGAACTTCTGGAAGAGACTGGAGAAAGCTTGAAAGTTTCTTTAAAAGAAATTGATAGATTTGCAATGCATTCATCTAGAGAAGCTACAATATCATCTAATATTGAACAACTTAATGTTATAAATGAAGAGACTTCAAGGGCAAGAGCAATAAGTAAAATACAACCAATTGTAGACACTTTGTACGGAAGCCGAATAGATAGCGTAATGAATATGATTGTAACCGATAACAAAGGGGATGGTGCAGTAGCAACTGCATCGAGTTTTCTAGACCTTGACAAAGATTATACTAAAACTATAGGATATAAAGAGTTTGTAGATAGTAAAAAGAGTTCAATGTGGATTGACACACATATTACCGACCTTGTTTTTAATCGGAAATCAAATGAAAAAAGGACCATTTCCTTATTTAAATCCGTATATTCCCCTACGAGTTTAAAAAATAGTGCTGGTGTCCTTGAGATATGTGTGAGGGAATCTGCTTTGAAGGACATTGTTAAAAAGACAGAACTACCTTATGAAGGGAAGTTTGTTGTTTTAGGTGAATCGGGTAATATTGTGCTCAATCCGGATAATATCGAAGAAAATGGACTATTGCTAAATGAGGTGAACAAGGTTGACGAAAATGGTAAGACCTTGGCTGAATTTATGGGTAAGACAAATTTAACCTATAAGGATAAAATACTGGATAAGCCGCTATATAAATTAGGTGAAATAAAAGAAGTAAGTCAGGAATTTAAAAATAGCCTTACTGAAAGAGATGGATATATTACCGGGCAAATTTATGAAACAATAAACAACAGAATAAAGAATTTATTGGAGTCAGGCAAAGTTAGTGAGAAAAATACAACCTATGGAGAGGTTGTTGGAAAAGACTTCAAAGTTAACGGTAGACAGATGCTTGTTGCGTATTACTATATAAGGAGTATTGAAGGAACTCCAATAAATTGGAAAATCATATCTATGACACCTGTTGATAAAATAACTGAAAATATAAACGTAGCATCCCTACAAATCATACTCATCGGTTTAGCTTGCTTATTAGTTGGGATCGGTTTATCCATTTTTATTACCAAGGATATTTCAAGTGGTATTAAATGTCTCACAGAGTTAATGGATAGGATTAAAAGAGGGGATTTGGAAGTTGCCTGTTGTATTGACAGAAAAGATGAAATAGGCAATTTGGCATTAAGTTTTGGAGATATGGTAAGTAATTTGAAGGCAATGATTGCGGGCGTAAAAATGGCATCAAATGTTGCGGTAGATTCATCAAAAATTGTATCCTGTAGTAGTCAGGAAAGTTATGCTTCAATTGAGCAATTTTCTGCTATGCTTTCTGAAGTGAAAAATGTTATAGACGTTCAAGCAAACAGTATAGAAGTTAACGGACAGGTTGTTAATGAGTTGTCAAATCAAATACAATTAATAAATGATGATTTTGACAGCGTGAGCAAGATTGTATCAGGCGCTAAAGAATTAAGTGAGGATGGGAAAAGATCGGTTAATAAACTGCTGGTAAATGCAAATGAGGTTAAAAACACTGTATCTGAGTTTGGAAAACTGATTGAAACTTTGAAGTCTGAGTCTTCAGAAATTTCAAAGATTATAGGGTTTATTAGAGGGATTGCAAATCAGACAAACATGCTCGCATTAAATGCAGCGATTGAAGCTGCCAGAGCCGGTGAAGCAGGCAGAAGCTTTAGCATTGTGGCCACGGAAATAAGGGTATTGGCTGAACAATCTAATAATTCGGTTAACTATATTGAAAACAAGCTGAAAAATATAAGTGATACGGTATTGCTAACAGGAGAATTTATCAAGTCTTCCGATTCGGTAATGGGAAGTCATGATTTTGCTGTAAATGATACTATCGGTAAGTTTGATGATATTATGAAATTTATGGATAATATTTTTAACCAGATGACGGATATTGAAAGTTCTTTACATAGTATTGAGCAGGCAAGAATAAATATTGTTGGGTTTATGAATAACCTAACTGACAGTACCGAAAAGACAAAAGATAATGTTAAGGCAATCTATGGGGCAATGGATGATCAGGTTGAACTGGTAAGACATCTTATGGAACTGTCGGATAACCTTAATGAATTGTCAGCAAATCTTGAGGGTACAATAAATATGTTTAAAGTTTGA
- a CDS encoding DUF896 domain-containing protein: MEQSKINRINELSKKSKSVGLTPAEKEEQQILRNEYIKNFRNNLKSTLDTIVVVDEQGKKKPLKEKQIIPTDKN; the protein is encoded by the coding sequence ATGGAGCAAAGTAAAATAAATAGAATTAATGAATTATCTAAAAAATCTAAATCAGTAGGTCTTACTCCAGCAGAAAAGGAAGAGCAGCAAATACTCAGAAACGAATATATTAAGAATTTTCGAAACAACTTAAAATCTACTCTTGATACAATTGTAGTAGTTGATGAACAGGGCAAAAAAAAGCCTTTAAAAGAGAAGCAGATCATCCCAACTGATAAAAATTAA
- a CDS encoding type II secretion system F family protein produces the protein MIIYLLLASIFISSYFIFYAFVGVFYRNRKVVSIRLDRITKEDVKTLENELNQPLFVRVIRPILDDISKVILRITPKEFKSAFEKKVVNAGNPFNLSMKDWINMQVIIVVILPFITSGVCYYLGLDVRSIVFVGIIEICFGLLFPNLVLNKQIAQRQKKILNSLPDVLDLLTVSVEAGLGFDGALAKVIDKMPGPIAIEFENVLQEMKVGKQKRDALKDMAERVGLHDLTTFVGSIIQADQLGVSIGNVLRIQSEQMREKRRQRAKEKAMKAPVKMLIPMVLFIFPTIFSVLIGPVIIKVIYTFTK, from the coding sequence ATGATTATATATTTACTTTTGGCTTCAATTTTTATTTCATCATATTTCATATTCTATGCTTTTGTTGGAGTTTTCTATAGAAACAGGAAAGTGGTAAGTATAAGGCTTGACAGAATTACCAAGGAAGATGTAAAGACTTTAGAAAACGAATTGAACCAGCCTTTATTTGTGAGAGTAATACGTCCTATACTTGATGATATAAGTAAAGTCATATTAAGGATAACTCCTAAAGAGTTTAAATCTGCATTTGAAAAGAAGGTAGTTAATGCGGGCAATCCGTTTAACCTGTCCATGAAAGACTGGATAAACATGCAGGTTATTATTGTAGTGATTTTACCATTTATAACATCAGGTGTATGCTATTATTTAGGATTGGACGTAAGGAGTATAGTGTTTGTCGGAATAATTGAGATCTGTTTTGGATTGTTGTTTCCTAATTTGGTTTTGAATAAACAGATAGCACAAAGGCAAAAGAAGATACTTAACTCTCTTCCGGATGTATTGGATTTGTTGACGGTAAGTGTTGAAGCAGGTCTTGGATTTGATGGAGCGTTGGCAAAAGTTATTGACAAGATGCCTGGACCTATTGCAATTGAGTTTGAAAACGTTCTTCAGGAAATGAAAGTAGGAAAGCAAAAAAGAGATGCTCTTAAGGATATGGCAGAAAGGGTTGGTCTCCATGACCTTACAACATTTGTTGGTTCGATAATACAGGCAGACCAGCTTGGAGTCAGCATTGGTAATGTGCTTAGAATCCAGTCCGAACAGATGCGTGAAAAAAGGAGACAGAGAGCTAAGGAAAAAGCTATGAAAGCTCCGGTAAAAATGCTTATACCAATGGTTTTGTTTATTTTCCCAACAATTTTTTCAGTTCTTATAGGGCCTGTAATTATAAAGGTTATTTACACGTTCACCAAATAG
- a CDS encoding type II secretion system F family protein yields MMNFILVSAFVSALLFSYQILKFLIGKQTPIMRLTRYTNLMEMVGGEEKRRSKQKEYKVGLGFISRGVKEAKSLDGYKKKIQLELQRAHILLKPEEYITVSIILFFAFGTFMFVLASSSSLAILVAIVGGVIGWVLPSLYIKIKIKKRLRILNDQLNDAIVLISNSLKAGYSFFQAVDIVSKEMTGPMAEEFAQLQKEVNFGTTTEKALENLVTRVTSDDLELVVTAVLIQRQVGGNLSEVLDNISTTIRERIRIKGEVKTVTAQGRMSGMIIAALPPALGFILFLINKSHVMVLFTDPIGLIILGFSVFMEIIGIYFISRIVSIEV; encoded by the coding sequence ATGATGAACTTTATTCTTGTATCAGCATTTGTAAGTGCTTTACTTTTCTCTTACCAGATATTGAAGTTTTTAATAGGCAAGCAGACTCCTATCATGCGTTTAACCAGATATACAAATTTAATGGAGATGGTAGGAGGAGAGGAAAAGAGAAGGAGCAAACAGAAGGAATATAAGGTAGGCCTTGGTTTTATTTCAAGAGGTGTCAAGGAAGCAAAATCTCTGGACGGCTATAAGAAAAAGATCCAGCTTGAGCTTCAGAGAGCGCACATTTTACTAAAGCCTGAGGAGTATATAACTGTTAGTATTATACTGTTTTTTGCTTTTGGAACCTTTATGTTTGTGCTGGCTAGTTCATCTTCTTTAGCCATTTTAGTTGCAATTGTAGGTGGTGTTATTGGATGGGTACTTCCGTCTCTATATATTAAAATAAAGATTAAGAAGCGTTTAAGGATTCTGAATGATCAGCTTAATGATGCAATTGTTCTTATATCCAACTCACTTAAGGCCGGATATAGTTTTTTTCAGGCAGTAGACATAGTAAGCAAGGAAATGACAGGTCCTATGGCAGAAGAGTTTGCACAACTTCAAAAGGAAGTAAATTTTGGAACAACAACGGAAAAGGCTCTTGAGAATCTGGTTACAAGGGTTACAAGTGATGACCTTGAATTGGTGGTAACTGCCGTTTTGATTCAAAGGCAGGTTGGTGGAAACCTTTCTGAGGTTCTAGACAATATTTCTACAACTATACGGGAAAGGATAAGAATAAAAGGAGAGGTTAAAACTGTAACTGCACAGGGAAGAATGTCAGGAATGATAATTGCCGCATTACCGCCGGCATTAGGGTTTATACTGTTTCTTATAAATAAAAGCCACGTAATGGTTCTTTTTACTGATCCGATTGGTCTTATAATACTTGGATTTTCAGTGTTTATGGAAATTATAGGGATATACTTTATTAGCAGAATCGTAAGTATTGAAGTGTGA
- a CDS encoding CpaF family protein, with product MSLLERIQKEKSVEVVDSKVQKVKKTQVAQEDPYATIKAKIHSKIIEEIKTDSLKDLGPNDDEVLEEQISAIVENILNEESTYITKNERQKILSEVIDETIGFGPINPLIHDPTVSEIMVNGPNQVYVEKKGKLVLSEVKFKDDQHVMHVIEKIVAPLGRRIDESSPMVDARLPNGSRVNVIIPPLALDGPSITIRKFSEKPYTVKDLINFGTMTPNVAMFLKACVEARLNIVVSGGTGSGKTTTLNVISSFIPEDERIVTIEDAAEIQLGQDHVLRLETRPPNIEGKGAITIRDLVRNSLRMRPDRIVVGEVRSGEALDMLQAMNTGHDGSLTTGHANTPRDMLARLETMVLMAGMELPVKAIREQIASAVDIIVQQSRLKDGSRRITHISEVTGMEGDIITMQDIFIYKQSGKDERGRIIGDIVPTGIKPKFMEKFEKAGVMLPSDLFTA from the coding sequence ATGTCACTGCTTGAGAGGATTCAAAAGGAAAAAAGTGTTGAAGTTGTTGATAGTAAGGTGCAAAAAGTTAAGAAGACTCAGGTTGCTCAGGAAGACCCTTATGCAACTATCAAAGCGAAGATACACAGTAAAATTATTGAAGAAATTAAGACTGATTCCCTTAAAGATCTCGGACCTAACGATGACGAAGTATTGGAAGAACAAATATCAGCAATTGTAGAGAATATACTAAATGAAGAAAGTACATATATTACGAAAAATGAGCGTCAAAAAATCTTGTCCGAAGTAATAGATGAAACAATTGGGTTTGGCCCTATCAACCCACTTATTCATGACCCGACAGTATCAGAAATAATGGTAAACGGGCCTAACCAGGTATATGTTGAAAAAAAAGGAAAGCTGGTATTGTCAGAAGTCAAATTTAAAGATGACCAACATGTTATGCATGTAATTGAAAAGATCGTTGCGCCATTGGGTAGGAGAATTGATGAAAGCTCTCCAATGGTAGATGCAAGACTTCCGAACGGATCTCGTGTTAACGTAATAATTCCTCCTCTTGCTCTAGATGGCCCAAGCATTACTATAAGAAAGTTTTCTGAGAAGCCATATACTGTAAAGGACTTAATTAACTTTGGGACGATGACTCCAAATGTTGCAATGTTCCTGAAGGCCTGTGTTGAAGCTAGGTTAAATATCGTAGTTTCAGGAGGAACCGGCAGTGGTAAAACAACAACACTAAACGTTATTTCATCCTTTATACCAGAGGATGAGAGAATAGTGACAATAGAAGATGCCGCCGAAATACAGCTCGGACAGGACCATGTTTTGAGGCTTGAAACAAGACCTCCGAATATTGAAGGAAAGGGAGCTATTACAATAAGAGACCTTGTAAGAAACTCACTGAGAATGAGGCCTGACAGGATAGTTGTAGGAGAGGTTAGAAGTGGAGAAGCATTGGACATGCTTCAAGCCATGAATACAGGTCATGACGGTTCACTTACAACAGGGCACGCGAACACTCCTAGAGATATGCTGGCAAGGCTTGAAACAATGGTATTAATGGCAGGTATGGAACTTCCTGTAAAGGCTATAAGAGAGCAGATAGCATCGGCTGTTGACATTATAGTGCAGCAGTCGAGGTTAAAAGACGGAAGCAGAAGGATAACACATATTTCTGAAGTTACAGGTATGGAAGGTGACATAATAACCATGCAGGACATATTTATTTATAAGCAGTCTGGAAAAGATGAGCGAGGACGAATAATCGGTGACATAGTACCTACCGGAATAAAGCCCAAATTTATGGAGAAGTTTGAAAAAGCCGGTGTAATGCTTCCGTCGGACTTGTTTACTGCTTAA
- a CDS encoding AAA family ATPase encodes MEKIKVVIVDDTEETRNNVKTLISFEKRIEVIGEAENGEEAIFIVKESRPDIVLMDINMPVMDGIKATEEISLNVPETAVIIMSVQGESEYLRKAMTAGAKDFLNKPFSSDDLITTILKTYDIESQRRQRSNVTKVKEEVKSKIITVFSTKGGVGKTTLASNLAVSMARTTKKRVALVDLDLQFGDIAIMLNASVKNTISDIIKEINQLDGDVVEDYLVTHFSGVRLLPAPLKPEYAEYITASHVEKILNTLKDHYHYIIVDTSASFHETVLQALDMSDRILMLSTLDLPTIKNVKAGLDVMETLHYPKEKINIILNKASEQFGIKYKDFENTLKHQIWAYIPEDSQTVITSANKGFPFVMTRTETKVAKAVFNITNELVTDKQTPEKEKGTVKKLFGL; translated from the coding sequence ATGGAGAAGATAAAAGTTGTTATTGTTGACGACACCGAAGAGACCAGAAATAATGTAAAAACGCTAATTTCTTTTGAGAAGCGCATAGAAGTTATCGGTGAAGCTGAAAATGGTGAAGAAGCAATTTTTATTGTTAAGGAATCAAGACCTGATATAGTTTTAATGGATATAAATATGCCGGTTATGGATGGAATAAAGGCTACCGAAGAAATTTCATTAAATGTTCCCGAGACAGCAGTTATAATTATGTCTGTTCAAGGAGAGTCTGAGTACTTAAGGAAGGCTATGACAGCAGGAGCTAAAGATTTTCTGAATAAGCCTTTTTCAAGTGATGACTTGATAACAACCATACTTAAAACCTATGATATTGAATCACAGAGGAGACAGCGGTCAAATGTAACAAAAGTTAAGGAAGAAGTTAAATCAAAAATAATTACTGTATTTAGTACAAAAGGCGGCGTAGGTAAAACAACACTTGCGTCAAACCTTGCTGTAAGTATGGCAAGAACTACGAAAAAGAGGGTTGCACTTGTCGACCTCGATTTACAATTTGGTGATATTGCAATAATGCTCAATGCATCAGTAAAAAATACAATCAGCGACATTATAAAAGAGATTAATCAGCTTGATGGTGATGTGGTGGAAGATTATCTTGTGACACATTTTTCAGGTGTAAGGCTGCTTCCTGCTCCATTAAAGCCTGAATATGCGGAATATATAACTGCTTCCCATGTAGAGAAGATACTCAATACACTTAAAGATCATTATCATTACATAATAGTTGATACATCTGCAAGTTTCCACGAAACAGTCCTCCAGGCCCTTGATATGTCAGATAGAATACTTATGCTGTCTACCTTGGACTTGCCTACGATAAAGAATGTTAAAGCTGGTCTTGATGTTATGGAAACTCTACATTATCCGAAAGAGAAAATTAATATAATATTAAACAAGGCGTCAGAGCAATTTGGCATTAAATATAAGGATTTTGAGAACACATTAAAGCATCAGATATGGGCATATATACCCGAAGATAGTCAAACCGTAATTACTTCTGCCAATAAAGGATTTCCGTTTGTTATGACAAGGACTGAAACTAAAGTGGCAAAAGCAGTTTTTAATATTACTAATGAGCTTGTTACAGATAAGCAAACTCCTGAAAAGGAAAAAGGCACTGTAAAGAAATTGTTTGGACTATAG
- the cpaB gene encoding Flp pilus assembly protein CpaB yields MESVNKRVIVISIILALFTTALVFLYIKDATVKPDVVEYIDVYVAAKTMAAKYEITEADIKKTRVTKEYLNTDAVLVQADIIGKRLKESVIEGEQILRSRLVQEDNFTLAYNVPEGMRAISVNVNEQTEVANLIRPGDFVDIIASFPLEKQDIGQNTIINLGISQTVIQNVQVLALGQDLAIEEDKKLELPKTVTLAVSPKDAEKLTFVTEFGTMRMTLRSIGDDKIISGDGTIKDDVMGDKGVIIVPKQ; encoded by the coding sequence ATGGAATCAGTAAATAAAAGAGTAATAGTAATTTCAATAATCCTGGCACTATTCACAACAGCATTGGTATTTTTGTATATCAAAGATGCAACAGTTAAGCCTGATGTAGTAGAGTATATAGATGTTTATGTTGCAGCTAAAACGATGGCTGCCAAATATGAGATTACCGAGGCTGATATTAAGAAAACCAGGGTTACAAAAGAATACTTAAATACGGATGCTGTTTTAGTTCAAGCTGATATCATAGGTAAACGTCTAAAGGAAAGCGTTATAGAAGGTGAACAAATACTTAGGAGCAGGCTGGTTCAGGAAGACAATTTTACTTTGGCATATAACGTACCTGAGGGGATGAGGGCAATAAGTGTAAACGTTAATGAGCAGACGGAGGTTGCAAACCTGATAAGGCCCGGAGATTTTGTAGATATAATAGCCAGTTTTCCACTTGAGAAGCAGGATATAGGGCAAAATACAATAATTAATTTGGGAATATCTCAAACGGTAATACAGAATGTTCAGGTTCTTGCTTTAGGACAGGACTTGGCAATAGAAGAAGATAAGAAGTTAGAGCTTCCAAAGACTGTAACACTTGCGGTTAGTCCAAAGGATGCTGAAAAGCTGACTTTTGTGACTGAATTTGGCACTATGAGGATGACTTTGAGGAGCATTGGTGATGATAAGATTATATCTGGTGATGGTACTATAAAAGATGATGTAATGGGCGATAAAGGTGTAATAATTGTACCAAAACAGTAG
- a CDS encoding TadE/TadG family type IV pilus assembly protein codes for MRKGEMLINLLKNRSGSTSVIFLCSAVIIILLSAIATDIGYIAIERYKMDRVLDQIAKIGATALIVDKNECTKVIKENAVKRIDNITKLEINVSDNNREMSINIERKLDYIFLKYIGFKDKNINSRVTAKVSNVTSFKGIRPFAIPKTEINYGKQYYLSTKESKFLENNDNGGFIRLITLNIGDGNFETAILYGLNKTVNTGKSIYALDQSDFSRGNESIDRLIKKCDREPSCTYENYEVDCSRIIVLPVVDKAEASGKKAMVILGFTAFFIENVSVDKEKNKESIELKGRFIKYTVNSSTSDGIPDFGLLGVKLKHW; via the coding sequence ATGAGGAAGGGAGAAATGCTTATAAACCTATTAAAAAACAGGAGCGGAAGTACATCAGTTATTTTTTTATGCTCTGCTGTGATTATTATCCTATTGTCTGCAATAGCTACAGATATAGGGTATATTGCTATTGAACGGTATAAAATGGATCGAGTTTTAGATCAGATTGCGAAAATAGGAGCAACTGCTTTAATAGTGGATAAGAACGAATGTACAAAGGTTATTAAAGAGAATGCGGTTAAAAGAATTGATAATATAACAAAGCTGGAAATAAACGTGTCTGACAATAACAGGGAAATGTCAATAAACATAGAAAGAAAACTCGACTATATCTTTTTAAAATATATAGGTTTCAAGGATAAAAATATAAATTCAAGGGTTACGGCAAAAGTGTCAAATGTTACGTCGTTTAAAGGAATAAGACCATTTGCTATACCAAAAACAGAGATTAACTATGGAAAGCAGTATTATTTGTCAACAAAGGAGTCGAAGTTTTTAGAAAACAACGATAACGGGGGCTTTATAAGATTGATAACGCTAAATATTGGTGATGGAAACTTTGAAACCGCCATATTGTATGGATTAAATAAGACAGTTAATACAGGAAAGAGTATATATGCGTTAGATCAGAGTGATTTCTCTCGAGGAAACGAGAGCATTGACAGGTTAATTAAAAAGTGCGATAGGGAACCTTCATGCACTTATGAGAATTATGAAGTTGACTGTTCCAGGATAATTGTTTTACCTGTGGTAGATAAGGCTGAAGCGTCGGGTAAAAAAGCAATGGTAATTCTAGGTTTTACAGCATTTTTTATTGAAAATGTAAGTGTAGATAAGGAAAAAAACAAGGAGAGTATTGAACTTAAAGGTAGATTTATTAAATACACTGTTAACTCTAGTACCAGTGATGGTATTCCGGATTTTGGACTTCTTGGTGTTAAACTTAAACACTGGTAG